In Vidua chalybeata isolate OUT-0048 chromosome 5, bVidCha1 merged haplotype, whole genome shotgun sequence, one genomic interval encodes:
- the CCDC146 gene encoding coiled-coil domain-containing protein 146 isoform X1 has translation MSQADEGSSTDTELATENESPTYVLTPAAPSQEEAPTDLTASPAFQCLDELFSAGKITDTRVAELKEQYTLLHEAVISLQESETQLLQEAKRLSAELEQQCELEKAEQLPEEASSETSQIRQQLFSCRSEYNAIKGRVCENRLKIECLREEKKLLENEYEKMSKEKKNDKIRELKENCDELSKEVIQRKAEIDSIKETVSSKEKLILTDEEEMEKLQEMQTYLKAELVRILGVPKQLAKETEKLNQKKIDAEKKNEALNDQIEELNSTLKATGKRTAEILQEKEDVMKELDERQTLIQKNERECINLTKLLEINAEKELAILSDRQILENNLNKHVLENKNQQDILSHHQTQKDKELKSLKKIELQLKGIWDSLEGDKAKHKRLKSEAEINSKNNAVLLERRQELQEEIETVKRDLAEQEMISDMDARVLEECIAAEYLLFKEQEKCRNELSTLTHLTWLRADERQLKCRDVQKAKIELQSLVKELKRKDRELITCKKMKKENQKELQGFTKMYDLMLIEKDKCIDLMRIAQWKAREVENRVKLVENNMQNLRDAVITRERKLQDMYLKIKKNERMKELIKKDYSKVEQEMLESKEKEKYLNVDRLTTAATHIEEEILQLRKNYERAIEQRNESGLLLREREEELGFLYDKINRQEMLCRNGDTKMQVMDEKISFLKLKLVEKKREVKLCFKELTVKNALDAHLMSLRIQYSQCRDKIKKLEENYGDATNESRKQEMGGKDPSPPELLKRIEKIEAELVQKEQRLLKIDFLCENISDLTDRIRAVVDNGKQDMLLFARRTNELQRKINHKTQEIRALFAELSMKQALAIKLQQEIRDKEQFVMTASLMISQGLPPPKAEKEQWKILRNEKTQKAAAEARAKQPTEEKQGAVPSQAPTSPEEEEEEGLPLLQPHVAPFRPSEPRPSPRHFKKPPAKPSEI, from the exons ctattttctgctggaaaaatcaCAGACACCAGAGTAGCTGAGCTGAAGGAACAGTACACCCTGCTGCATGAGGCTGTGATAAG TTTACAGGAATCTGAGACCCAACTGTTGCAGGAAGCCAAACGCCTGAGTGCAGAACTGGAACAACAATGTGAActggaaaaagcagaacagcTCCCTGAAGAAGCTTCCAGTGAAACTTCCCAAATAAGGCAACAACTTTTTAGCTGCCGAAGTGAATACAATGCTATTAAAGGAAGAGTGTGTGAAAATCGTTTGAAGATAGAATG TTTGcgagaagaaaaaaagcttctggaaaatgaatatgaaaaaatgtcaaaagaaaaG aaaaacgATAAAATTAGAGAGTTGAAAGAAAATTGTGATGAGCTCAGCAAAGAAGTAAtccagaggaaagcagaaattgATTCAATAAAAGAAACTGTTTCATCCAAAGAAAAGCTGATATTAACAGAtgaggaagaaatggaaaagcttCAGGAGATGCAGACTTATTTAAAA GCTGAGCTAGTTAGGATCCTTGGTGTTCCAAAGCAACTTGCAAAAGAAACTGAGAAGttgaatcagaaaaaaat TGATGCAGAGAAGAAGAATGAAGCCCTTAATGACCAAATAGAAGAATTGAATAGCACCCTGAAAGCCACTGGAAAAAGGACTGCAGAGATTTTGCAAGAGAAAGAAGATGTAATGAAGGAATTGGATGAGAGACAAACTTTGATACAAAAAAACGAACGAGAATGCATTAATTTGACAAAATTACTAGAAATTAATGCAGAGAAGGAATTAGCCATCCTATCTGACAG ACaaattctggaaaataatttaaataaacatgTCTTGGAGAACAAAAATCAACAAGATATTCTCAGTCACCATCAAACACAGAAAGATAAAGAactgaaaagtttaaaaaagataGAGTTACAACTgaaagggatttgggattccttGGAAGGAGATAAGGCAAAGCATAAAAGACTCAAATCAGAG GCAGAAATTAACTCAAAAAACAATGCCGTATTATTAGAAAGACGACAAGAACTGCAGGAAGAGATCGAAACAGTCAAGAGAGATTTAGCTGAACAG GAAATGATATCAGATATGGATGCCCGCGTGTTAGAAGAATGCATTGCTGCAGAATACTTGCTTttcaaagagcaggaaaaatgcagaaatgagTTATCCACACTTACACATCTGACTTGGCTCAGAGCTGATGAGAGGCAACTGAAATGCAGGGATGTTCAGAAAGCCAAg ATTGAACTCCAAAGTCTCGTTAAGGAACTAAAAAGAAAGGATCGTGAACTAATCACCtgtaaaaagatgaaaaaagaaaaccaaaaaga ACTCCAAGGATTTACTAAGATGTATGATCTTATGCTAATTGAAAAGGATAAATGTATAGATTTGATGCGTATTGCTCAGTGGAAAGCAAGGGAAGTTGAAAACCGGGTAAAATTGGTAGAAAATAATATGCAAAATTTAAGAGATGCTGTTATAACCAGAGAAAG AAAATTGCAGGACATGTATCTGAAGATTAAAAAGAATGAGAGAATGAAAGAGTTGATCAAAAAGGATTATTCCAAAGTTGAACAAGAGATGCTAGAGagtaaagaaaaggaaaagtatttgAATGTTGACAGACTTACCACTGCAGCCACACAcattgaagaagaaattttgcAGCTACGCAAAAATTATGAAAGGGCTATTGAGCAACGAAATGAGAG TGGTCTTTTGCTCAGAGAACGAGAAGAAGAACTAGGCTTTTTGTATGACAAAATAAACAGGCAAGAGATGTTGTGTAGGAATGGAGATACTAAGATGCAAGTTATGGATGAAAAGATCAGTTTTCTGAAGCTGAAGTTagttgagaaaaaaagagaggttaaattgtgttttaaagAGCTCACAGTGAAGAATGCCCTGGATGCACATCTGATGAGTCTTCGGATACAG TATTCCCAGTGCAGGGACAAGATAAAAAAGCTTGAGGAAAACTATGGTGATGCCACAAATGAGAGCAGAAAGCAAGAAATGGGAGGGAAGGACCCATCTCCACCTGAACTGCTAAAAAGGATTGAAAAG ATAGAAGCAGAGCTGGTCCAGAAGGAGCAGAGACTGCTGAAGATAGATTTTCTCTGTGAGAACATTTCTGATCTGACGGACAGAATCCGTGCTGTGGTGGACAACGGCAAGCAGGACATGCTGCTGTTTGCTAGGAGG ACCAACGAACTGCAGAGGAAGATAAATCACAAAACCCAGGAGATAAGGGCTCTTTTTGCAGAGTTATCCATGAAGCAAGCACTTGCTATTAAACTCCAGCAGGAAATCAGAGACAAAGAACAATTTGTGATGACTGCTTCATTAATGATAAGTCAAGGCCTTCCCCCTCCtaaagcagaaaaggaacagTGGAAGATCCTACGCAATGAGAAGacacaaaaagcagcagctgaagccaGAGCTAAA CAGCCTACAGAGGAGAAACAAGGTGCAGTGCCCAGCCAGGCCCCCACTAGccccgaggaggaggaggaggaggggctcCCACTGTTGCAGCCTCACGTGGCTCCCTTCAGACCGAGTGAGCCCCGCCCGAGTCCAAGACATTTCAAAAAGCCTCCTGCAAAGCCATCTGAAATCTGA
- the CCDC146 gene encoding coiled-coil domain-containing protein 146 isoform X2 — protein MSQADEGSSTDTELATENESPTYVLTPAAPSQEEAPTDLTASPAFQCLDELFSAGKITDTRVAELKEQYTLLHEAVISLQESETQLLQEAKRLSAELEQQCELEKAEQLPEEASSETSQIRQQLFSCRSEYNAIKGRVCENRLKIECLREEKKLLENEYEKMSKEKKNDKIRELKENCDELSKEVIQRKAEIDSIKETVSSKEKLILTDEEEMEKLQEMQTYLKAELVRILGVPKQLAKETEKLNQKKIDAEKKNEALNDQIEELNSTLKATGKRTAEILQEKEDVMKELDERQTLIQKNERECINLTKLLEINAEKELAILSDRQILENNLNKHVLENKNQQDILSHHQTQKDKELKSLKKIELQLKGIWDSLEGDKAKHKRLKSEAEINSKNNAVLLERRQELQEEIETVKRDLAEQEMISDMDARVLEECIAAEYLLFKEQEKCRNELSTLTHLTWLRADERQLKCRDVQKAKIELQSLVKELKRKDRELITCKKMKKENQKELQGFTKMYDLMLIEKDKCIDLMRIAQWKAREVENRVKLVENNMQNLRDAVITRERKLQDMYLKIKKNERMKELIKKDYSKVEQEMLESKEKEKYLNVDRLTTAATHIEEEILQLRKNYERAIEQRNESGLLLREREEELGFLYDKINRQEMLCRNGDTKMQVMDEKISFLKLKLVEKKREVKLCFKELTVKNALDAHLMSLRIQYSQCRDKIKKLEENYGDATNESRKQEMGGKDPSPPELLKRIEKIEAELVQKEQRLLKIDFLCENISDLTDRIRAVVDNGKQDMLLFARRTNELQRKINHKTQEIRALFAELSMKQALAIKLQQEIRDKEQFVMTASLMISQGLPPPKAEKEQWKILRNEKTQKAAAEARAKPTEEKQGAVPSQAPTSPEEEEEEGLPLLQPHVAPFRPSEPRPSPRHFKKPPAKPSEI, from the exons ctattttctgctggaaaaatcaCAGACACCAGAGTAGCTGAGCTGAAGGAACAGTACACCCTGCTGCATGAGGCTGTGATAAG TTTACAGGAATCTGAGACCCAACTGTTGCAGGAAGCCAAACGCCTGAGTGCAGAACTGGAACAACAATGTGAActggaaaaagcagaacagcTCCCTGAAGAAGCTTCCAGTGAAACTTCCCAAATAAGGCAACAACTTTTTAGCTGCCGAAGTGAATACAATGCTATTAAAGGAAGAGTGTGTGAAAATCGTTTGAAGATAGAATG TTTGcgagaagaaaaaaagcttctggaaaatgaatatgaaaaaatgtcaaaagaaaaG aaaaacgATAAAATTAGAGAGTTGAAAGAAAATTGTGATGAGCTCAGCAAAGAAGTAAtccagaggaaagcagaaattgATTCAATAAAAGAAACTGTTTCATCCAAAGAAAAGCTGATATTAACAGAtgaggaagaaatggaaaagcttCAGGAGATGCAGACTTATTTAAAA GCTGAGCTAGTTAGGATCCTTGGTGTTCCAAAGCAACTTGCAAAAGAAACTGAGAAGttgaatcagaaaaaaat TGATGCAGAGAAGAAGAATGAAGCCCTTAATGACCAAATAGAAGAATTGAATAGCACCCTGAAAGCCACTGGAAAAAGGACTGCAGAGATTTTGCAAGAGAAAGAAGATGTAATGAAGGAATTGGATGAGAGACAAACTTTGATACAAAAAAACGAACGAGAATGCATTAATTTGACAAAATTACTAGAAATTAATGCAGAGAAGGAATTAGCCATCCTATCTGACAG ACaaattctggaaaataatttaaataaacatgTCTTGGAGAACAAAAATCAACAAGATATTCTCAGTCACCATCAAACACAGAAAGATAAAGAactgaaaagtttaaaaaagataGAGTTACAACTgaaagggatttgggattccttGGAAGGAGATAAGGCAAAGCATAAAAGACTCAAATCAGAG GCAGAAATTAACTCAAAAAACAATGCCGTATTATTAGAAAGACGACAAGAACTGCAGGAAGAGATCGAAACAGTCAAGAGAGATTTAGCTGAACAG GAAATGATATCAGATATGGATGCCCGCGTGTTAGAAGAATGCATTGCTGCAGAATACTTGCTTttcaaagagcaggaaaaatgcagaaatgagTTATCCACACTTACACATCTGACTTGGCTCAGAGCTGATGAGAGGCAACTGAAATGCAGGGATGTTCAGAAAGCCAAg ATTGAACTCCAAAGTCTCGTTAAGGAACTAAAAAGAAAGGATCGTGAACTAATCACCtgtaaaaagatgaaaaaagaaaaccaaaaaga ACTCCAAGGATTTACTAAGATGTATGATCTTATGCTAATTGAAAAGGATAAATGTATAGATTTGATGCGTATTGCTCAGTGGAAAGCAAGGGAAGTTGAAAACCGGGTAAAATTGGTAGAAAATAATATGCAAAATTTAAGAGATGCTGTTATAACCAGAGAAAG AAAATTGCAGGACATGTATCTGAAGATTAAAAAGAATGAGAGAATGAAAGAGTTGATCAAAAAGGATTATTCCAAAGTTGAACAAGAGATGCTAGAGagtaaagaaaaggaaaagtatttgAATGTTGACAGACTTACCACTGCAGCCACACAcattgaagaagaaattttgcAGCTACGCAAAAATTATGAAAGGGCTATTGAGCAACGAAATGAGAG TGGTCTTTTGCTCAGAGAACGAGAAGAAGAACTAGGCTTTTTGTATGACAAAATAAACAGGCAAGAGATGTTGTGTAGGAATGGAGATACTAAGATGCAAGTTATGGATGAAAAGATCAGTTTTCTGAAGCTGAAGTTagttgagaaaaaaagagaggttaaattgtgttttaaagAGCTCACAGTGAAGAATGCCCTGGATGCACATCTGATGAGTCTTCGGATACAG TATTCCCAGTGCAGGGACAAGATAAAAAAGCTTGAGGAAAACTATGGTGATGCCACAAATGAGAGCAGAAAGCAAGAAATGGGAGGGAAGGACCCATCTCCACCTGAACTGCTAAAAAGGATTGAAAAG ATAGAAGCAGAGCTGGTCCAGAAGGAGCAGAGACTGCTGAAGATAGATTTTCTCTGTGAGAACATTTCTGATCTGACGGACAGAATCCGTGCTGTGGTGGACAACGGCAAGCAGGACATGCTGCTGTTTGCTAGGAGG ACCAACGAACTGCAGAGGAAGATAAATCACAAAACCCAGGAGATAAGGGCTCTTTTTGCAGAGTTATCCATGAAGCAAGCACTTGCTATTAAACTCCAGCAGGAAATCAGAGACAAAGAACAATTTGTGATGACTGCTTCATTAATGATAAGTCAAGGCCTTCCCCCTCCtaaagcagaaaaggaacagTGGAAGATCCTACGCAATGAGAAGacacaaaaagcagcagctgaagccaGAGCTAAA CCTACAGAGGAGAAACAAGGTGCAGTGCCCAGCCAGGCCCCCACTAGccccgaggaggaggaggaggaggggctcCCACTGTTGCAGCCTCACGTGGCTCCCTTCAGACCGAGTGAGCCCCGCCCGAGTCCAAGACATTTCAAAAAGCCTCCTGCAAAGCCATCTGAAATCTGA